CACTACAAAAGGGAAACCCTTAGACAGTTTAGATCTTCTTTCTGGTAAAAAATGGGAGAATAAGATGTCTTCTTACTGGAAGATTGGGGAAATAGGTGCAAAGGAACGATTAAAACAATTTCTAAAAAACGGATTGGAATTTTACAAAAAAGGAAGAGATTTTCCTAGTCATGATCACGTTTCTCGCCTATCCCCTCACTTGCACTTTGGGGAGATCTCTCCTAATACTGTATGGTATGCTGTCAAAGGACAAAATGAGAATCATACCCATTTTCGAACTGAACTCGCTTGGAGAGAATTCTCCTACTACCTTCTTTATCATTTTCCGACTCTTCCTGAAAAAAATTTTCAAAAAAAATATGATAAATTTCAATGGAAGACCAATATCAAGCATCTAAGGCTATGGAAAAAGGGGCAAACGGGAATTCCGCTGGTAGATGCAGGAATGCGAGAACTTTGGGAAACAGGTTATATGCACAACCGTTTACGCATGGTTACTGGATCCTTTCTTGTAAAAAACCTTCTTCTCCATTGGCGTGAAGGCGAAGCCTGGTTCTGGGATTGTCTGCTGGATGCTGACCTAGCAAGTAACAGTGCCAGCTGGCAGTGGGTAGCAGGATGTGGGGCTGATGCTGCTCCTTATTTTCGTATATTTAATCCAACGACTCAAGGAGAAAAATTCGACCCCAAAGGCACCTACATACGTCGTTTTATTCCCGAACTGAAGGACCTTCCTATTCGCTACCTTTTTTCTCCTTGGACAGCACCCGAAAATGTCTTAAGAGAAGCGGGCGTAAAGCTAGGAACTACCTATCCACGCCCAATTGTTGACTTAAAAAAGTCTCGAGAGGAAGCACTTGAGACCTTTAAAGGTTTGAAAGAAGTGTCTTAGACTTATCAATCCGAACTAAGTTCTCTAAATAAGAGACAGCTCTGCATCAATAATCGTCTCAAGAGCATCAGCTAAATCTACCTCAGGGCCTTCCCCGAGCTCATAGAGAGTTTTCAATGTGTCCCGACGACTCTCTAACGAGTATTTCACCTCTGCTTGCAGAATCTTCTGACATAATGAAAACTTATAGCTTTCGCTATAGGTTTCCTTCATCAGATATTTTACCCTGTTAACAAACTGAGTCGCTTGATTCCTTCCCATGTGCTCCGCAGCGGCGCAAAATAGTTGGACTGAGAGGCTACAATTATGAGCAAACGTATTTTTGTATAAAATTTTTAATTCAGCAAAACCTTTCTGTTTATCATAGCCTTGAAGTTTAGCCTCTTCTTTGAAGATCTCAATCAAGCCTTCAAGATGAAATGAAGGTTTTTGAATCAGTGGTATCAACGTTTTTGCAAGCTTAAGGAACATGCAATCATAATAAAATGTTTCTTCAGGATGATTTTTCACACATTCTAAAATCACCTGAGTGAACGCTTTTACATCCTCATGGAGCTCATGCTCAAGAAAAGGGCTCCGTGCTTCCACATTAATCAATTGTTCCCAAACTCTCAGTTTTGTTGACTCAGGCCAATATTCTTTGTGTTCAGTTTGATCATAATCCCGCTTTTCGATTCTACGAATGACCTCCTTGAAAAGTCCAATCACATCTCGAGCTATAGGAAGCTGAGCCTGCGCGGCATATTTCCCTAGCTTTTCTAAGGAATAGGGAAAGAGGACGGGATCTTCCTTACCCACTTTCCTTTTTGCAAGATTAAATGCCGTAGAAAGCGTAGACACAATCTCGATTTTTCCAAGGCTTAATTCCACCATTGCTAGATCCAGGAAGGAGATCTATATCTTCCTCTAAATCGTTGTAAAGCCCTTGCGCTGTTTCTATAGCTTCTGGATAAAGCCAAAACATGTCTTTGATTACATCCTTTGCTTCCTCAAGGGTGGCCCGAGCACTACCTGCATCTTGATGCTTCGAAACTTCAATATATCCAAAGACTTTTGTTTCTTCGTAATCGATTTTCCAACCAGCATTTTTGCAAACTCAGGGGCCGCAGGAGAGATTTCTGCTATCATCCGCAGATAACCTTCATCATGTTGAAACGTGTAGGGCTGATTTAAAATGCGCGTTTCAAGCTCAGCACTCTTTTCCTTTAGGGAAATGATGGCAGGTTACGGTATGCGCTCACTTGAAGCTGCTCCTCTTGAGCAAGCCTCGTCATTCCCGAATTGGGTCCTGGGTTTTGGTAAGAAGTAACCGCTTCACCCAAGCGCTTGTCTATGTCTGTGCAAGCCTCCTCAGTATTCAAAATATTACTTGCGATTTCTACTGCTTCGATGCTCATTAGATATCTCCATAACTTTAAAACGGAGAAGAGTTTACCATTTATCCTATTTGTACCTCTACCCATTTTCTACAAAACCCCTTATAATCGGGCTCGAACAAGGGAGTTATTATGGAAATTGAAGGAAATGATCTAATTGAATTAAATTCTTTACAATCTGAGGAGAGCTTCGTTTGTATCAAAAAACCCATGGGAAATATTGCTGATCCTGTCACAGAGCAGTTTAAAGCGGCCCTGCAAGCAATCCAAAACAAGATTGATGAAGGAAAAAAGGAAGAGGCTCTGGATCTTGTCAATAAGGAGCTAAAAGCTCTCAACGAAAAGTATATCGGATGCTATCTCTTTCCTGAGCTTGCCGAGTTTAAAAGCTCTCTTCTAGCTATTAAGAAAGAACTTAGCTAGTAATTAAGAAGGGACAGGTCTGGCTTTACCTGCAGGGATGGCGAAAGCTTTGAGCGCAGGATCTGCTGGATTGCCTCAAGTGTAGCACCTGTTGAGGAGGGGCATGTTGTACATGCTCCTTGATATGCAATCACCACTTCAGTTTCATCATTCAAGGCAGAGACTTCAATACCTCCTGCATCAAGTTCGATATAGGGTTGAATTTCGTCACGTATCACTTCTTTAATATGATCAAGCTTCTCGTCTGGGGAAAATAGGTGCCAATTGGGATGTCCTCCTTCTCCGGTTAACTGAGAGGGAACAGGAGGAGACGTTGAAGGATCTTTCAAGGGAATATCTGAGCATTTTTCTGCAGCTTCTTCAATAGCCGCGAGGACCAGGTTGAGATGAGCATCGACCTCTTTTGGAAAGGCTGGGATATTCGTAAAATCACGGAGTTTACGGTCGATCAAATCCGCAGAAAGACGGCGCGCTTGATCATAGCTTTTTCTGAGGAGAACTTCGCAAGCTGCATCAGCAGCACCAATGAGGGAGGTTTCTCCAAAAGCCTGAAATTTAGCATCGGCAACAATCCCGTCCGTTTCATCAACCACAAGAGACATGATCAAGATATTTCCTTGTGCTTCTACTCTTCCTGTCACAACACGCATCTCTTGAAGAGCACCAGCATTTTCATTGAAGCGTCCCAGATTGCGAGGCTTTAAGATCCTTTCGGTAAGAAGATGGCTATAGTCATTCCACGGATAGGGCTTCATAAAACAACCTCTTTAGAAAAAGTTTTACATCTCTGCGCAGAGTCGATAATAATCCCGAGGGCACGGTCGATTTCTTCTTCGGTCGTTTCTCTAGACAAGCTAAATGAAAGAGCACACGGGTCGCTTATTAGGTATTCGAACTTTTGTTTTTGCCCCCCTCCAAAAGAAGCAAAAACTCCTGCTTCACGAAGATGAAAAGCAAGGAGTTCATGATGGACACCTGGAAAAAGAATCGCAGACACATTGGGGAGGCGCTCAGCTTCCTTGTATAATAGCTTTACTTCAGGAATCGCAAGCTTGATCCCCTCTTCTAATTTATCACGAAGGCGCGCCGTTTCAAGAGAAAGATGGTCAAAGGCCTCACTCATCTCCTCAGTCGCAATGCCCAAACCAATTAGAGCTGGTGTATTGAGGTCTGCTCCTTCCATTCCTTCAGGAATGGCTGGTGTAAAGTCTATTCCACGACGGATAAAAACGCCCCCACTCCCCTTTGGCCCATGCAAAACTGGACCATCAAAAGTGAGAAAATCAAGAGGAAGCTCTTCGAACTTAAAATAGAGTTTTCCCAGAACTTGAGAAGCATCCACATGGAAAAGGATTCCTTTTTCTCGACACATTTCTGCAAGTTCCCAGATGGGATGAATCACTCCGGTTAAACTATTCGCCCATGAAAGAGAAACAAGTCCTGTTTTTGGGGAAATCGCAGCCTCCAAGGCTTCTCGCGTCACCTGTCCATTTTCGCTTAGTTGAATCGTTTTTTGAACAACGCCGAGTTTTTCGTAATGTTTTCCAAGAAGGTGAATTGGTGCTTCTTCGGCAGCTGTTGTAAGGATATGATTTTTTCCGCTTTCAACGATATGATCGATATAAACGCTTTGGTAAACAGCCGCAATCGCAGCACTCCCTGAAGAGGTAAAGTGAAATGCATCCTTAGGGTGAGCACCAACAAAAGCACGCAGATTCCCAATGGAACGTTCGATCGATACAAAAGGCTCTTTTCCTTTCAAATAAGGAGCACAAGCGGACTGCCAATGCCTCTTGAGGATGGGTTGCATCTGACTAATAAGGTGAGAAGAGGGACGGGCAATGGTCCCATTGTCTAAATAAATTGGCTCCATCAGTCTAAGGTCTGCTTTTCCCAGGTCTGCCCTTCGAAACGATAGCAAATGGGTTCACCGGTAGGGATTTCGAGGTTAAGCACTTCTTCATTAGAGAGATCATCTAAGTACATGACAATCGACCGAAGAGAGTTTCCATGAGCTGAAATGAGAACATTTTTCCCTTCCTGAAGACAAGGCAGCACTTTTTCTTTGAAGTAGGGAATCGCTCTTTT
The window above is part of the Candidatus Neptunochlamydia sp. REUL1 genome. Proteins encoded here:
- a CDS encoding cysteine desulfurase family protein, with translation MEPIYLDNGTIARPSSHLISQMQPILKRHWQSACAPYLKGKEPFVSIERSIGNLRAFVGAHPKDAFHFTSSGSAAIAAVYQSVYIDHIVESGKNHILTTAAEEAPIHLLGKHYEKLGVVQKTIQLSENGQVTREALEAAISPKTGLVSLSWANSLTGVIHPIWELAEMCREKGILFHVDASQVLGKLYFKFEELPLDFLTFDGPVLHGPKGSGGVFIRRGIDFTPAIPEGMEGADLNTPALIGLGIATEEMSEAFDHLSLETARLRDKLEEGIKLAIPEVKLLYKEAERLPNVSAILFPGVHHELLAFHLREAGVFASFGGGQKQKFEYLISDPCALSFSLSRETTEEEIDRALGIIIDSAQRCKTFSKEVVL
- a CDS encoding cryptochrome/photolyase family protein — its product is MKNIFWFRQDLRLEHNPGLIESAKDAAVLPIYILDDINAGKHKMGEASRWWLHHSLKSLSKSLRGKLAFFKGDAKQILIELTKSENIQGVYWNRCYEPWRIQRDTNIKNALKKEGVQANSFNASLLWEPWEIYKKDGDPFKVFTPFYKNGCLSYEPPEKPLGPPKKLNISSTTKGKPLDSLDLLSGKKWENKMSSYWKIGEIGAKERLKQFLKNGLEFYKKGRDFPSHDHVSRLSPHLHFGEISPNTVWYAVKGQNENHTHFRTELAWREFSYYLLYHFPTLPEKNFQKKYDKFQWKTNIKHLRLWKKGQTGIPLVDAGMRELWETGYMHNRLRMVTGSFLVKNLLLHWREGEAWFWDCLLDADLASNSASWQWVAGCGADAAPYFRIFNPTTQGEKFDPKGTYIRRFIPELKDLPIRYLFSPWTAPENVLREAGVKLGTTYPRPIVDLKKSREEALETFKGLKEVS
- a CDS encoding NifU family protein; this encodes MKPYPWNDYSHLLTERILKPRNLGRFNENAGALQEMRVVTGRVEAQGNILIMSLVVDETDGIVADAKFQAFGETSLIGAADAACEVLLRKSYDQARRLSADLIDRKLRDFTNIPAFPKEVDAHLNLVLAAIEEAAEKCSDIPLKDPSTSPPVPSQLTGEGGHPNWHLFSPDEKLDHIKEVIRDEIQPYIELDAGGIEVSALNDETEVVIAYQGACTTCPSSTGATLEAIQQILRSKLSPSLQVKPDLSLLNY